A window of the Sardina pilchardus chromosome 21, fSarPil1.1, whole genome shotgun sequence genome harbors these coding sequences:
- the LOC134068497 gene encoding hatching enzyme 1.2-like yields the protein MDLRASISLLVLLLGLSKALPLTADVDEDDIFLEEPDNLDLTTQILTTNNASSEFLIEGDLVVPKTRNAMACWNNYCLWKKSANGKVEVPYIVNPEFSYYEVRKIQNAMATFSCKTCVKFVPRSSQRDYLSIENKSGCYSYLGRTGGGQVVSLNRYGCVYHGIIQHELLHALGFHHEQTRSDRDQHVRINFENINQRMVSNFQKQHTNNLNTPYDYSSVMHYGSTAFSINGRETITPIPNPNVKIGQRRGMTSIDIQRINKLYGC from the exons ATGGACCTCAGAGCCTCTATCTCCcttctggtgctgctgcttgGCCTGTCCAAGGCTCTGCCTCTCACG GCTGATGTTGATGAAGATGACATTTTCCTAGAGGAGCCTGACAATTTGGACTTGACCACACAGATTTTGACTACCAACAATG CTTCCAGTGAATTTCTAATTGAGGGAGATCTTGTGGTGCCAAAAACCAGGAATGCTATGGCTTGCTGGAACAATTACTGCTTATGGAAGAAGTCTGCTAATGGGAAAGTTGAGGTCCCTTACATAGTGAACCCTGAATTCT CTTACTATGAAGTGAGGAAAATTCAAAATGCCATGGCGACCTTCAGCTGCAAAACCTGTGTGAAGTTTGTACCTCGCTCAAGTCAACGCGACTACCTCAGCATTGAGAACAAGAGTGG GTGCTACTCTTACCTTGGCAGGACAGGAGGCGGACAGGTGGTCTCTCTCAACAGGTACGGTTGTGTTTACCACGGTATCATTCAGCATGAACTTCTCCACGCTCTGGGCTTCCACCATGAGCAGACCAGGAGTGACAGGGACCAGCATGTGAGAATCAACTTTGAAAATATCAACCAAC GAATGGTTTCCAACTTTCAGAAACAACACACCAACAACCTGAACACTCCATATGACTACTCCTCTGTGATGCATTATGGGAG CACTGCTTTCTCAATCAATGGAAGGGAGACAATCACTCCAATTCCAAACCCAAATGTGAAAATTGGACAGAGACGAGGAATGACATCCATTGACATCCAGAGGATCAACAAACTGTATGGATGCT AA
- the LOC134068505 gene encoding hatching enzyme 1.2-like: protein MDLRASISLLVLLLGLSKALHVTADVDEDDIFLEEPDNVDLTTQILTTNNASSEFLIEGDLVVPKTRNAMACWNNYCLWKKSANGKVEVPYIVNPEFSYYEVRKIQNAMATFSSKTCLKFVPRSSQRDYLSIENKSGCYSYLGRTGGGQVVSLNRYGCVYHGIIQHELLHALGFHHEQTRSDRDQHVRINFENINQRMVSNFQKQYTNNLNTPYDYSSVMHYGSTAFSINGRETITPIPNRNVKIGQRRGMTSIDIQRINKLYGC from the exons ATGGACCTCAGAGCCTCTATCTCCcttctggtgctgctgcttgGCCTGTCCAAGGCTCTGCATGTCACG gCTGATGTTGATGAAGATGACATTTTCCTAGAGGAGCCAGACAATGTTGACTTGACCACACAGATTTTGACTACCAATAATG CTTCCAGTGAATTTCTAATTGAGGGAGATCTTGTGGTGCCAAAAACCAGGAATGCTATGGCTTGCTGGAACAATTACTGCTTATGGAAGAAGTCTGCTAATGGGAAAGTTGAGGTCCCTTACATAGTGAACCCTGAATTCT ctTACTATGAAGTGAGGAAAATTCAAAATGCCATGGCGACCTTCAGCAGCAAAACCTGTTTGAAGTTTGTACCTCGCTCAAGTCAACGCGACTACCTCAGCATTGAGAACAAGAGTGG GTGCTACTCTTACCTTGGCAGGACAGGAGGCGGACAGGTGGTCTCTCTCAACAGGTACGGTTGTGTTTACCACGGTATCATTCAGCATGAACTTCTCCACGCTCTGGGCTTCCACCATGAGCAGACCAGGAGTGACAGGGACCAGCATGTGAGAATCAACTTTGAAAATATCAACCAAC GAATGGTTTCCAACTTTCAGAAACAATACACCAACAACCTGAACACTCCATATGACTACTCCTCTGTGATGCATTATGGGAG CACTGCTTTCTCAATCAATGGAAGGGAGACAATCACTCCAATTCCAAATCGAAATGTGAAAATTGGACAGAGACGAGGAATGACATCCATTGACATCCAGAGGATCAACAAACTGTATGGATGCT AA
- the tgfb5 gene encoding transforming growth factor beta-2 proprotein: protein MLFFNFVLLMLKLTVSTEGLSTCHSFDLDDHKSKRIEAVRGQILSKLRIRSPPETEPTPSPTAVPPEVMLLYNSTRELLKERALQADACDRESSEEDYYAKEVQRVDMQPPDSNIINPTPPSPFYRVVGFDVTNVERNSSTLVKAEFRIYRIPNPQARATEQRVEVYQLLKADVETAPTQRYIDSRTVHPQEKGAWMSIDVTETVKEWLAHRERNLGLKLSVHCPCCTFVPSTNNIVPNKSEELEARFAGIDDDFRRPGPTKGQIEFSTKTPHLILTLLPTDRMENPGKKNRKRRAAPDTTTCSRNADQGCCLRSLYIDFRRDLNWKWIHEPKGYKANFCAGNCPYLWSADNHYNMILPLYNKLNPEASASPCCVPQDLEPLTIVYFLGRTPRVEQLSNMVVKSCKCR, encoded by the exons ATGttgtttttcaactttgtatTGCTGATGCTAAAACTAACCGTGTCAACAGAAGGGCTTTCGACTTGTCATTCATTTGACTTGGACGACCATAAGTCAAAACGCATCGAAGCGGTGCGCGGACAAATTTTAAGCAAACTTCGTATCCGTTCACCACCCGAAACAGAGCCAACTCCATCACCGACGGCAGTACCGCCAGAGGTAATGTTACTCTACAACAGCACTAGAGAACTGCTCAAAGAGCGGGCACTCCAGGCGGATGCGTGCGACCGCGAAAGCAGCGAGGAGGATTATTACGCCAAAGAGGTACAGCGCGTGGATATGCAACCACCTGACTCCA ATATCATCAACCCTACTCCACCAAGTCCATTTTATAGAGTAGTGGGCTTTGATGTCACTAACGTAGAGCGAAACTCTAGTACATTGGTTAAAGCGGAGTTCAGGATCTACAGAATTCCCAACCCCCAGGCTCGCGCAACCGAACAGAGGGTGGAGGTATATCAG CTGCTGAAGGCAGACGTTGAGACAGCTCCCACACAGAGATACATTGACTCTCGAACAGTGCATCCTCAAGAGAAAGGAGCGTGGATGTCCATTGATGTCACAGAGACGGTCAAGGAATGGTTGGCACACAGAG aAAGGAACCTTGGCCTGAAACTCAGTGTTCATTGTCCTTGCTGTACATTCGTTCCATCCACAAATAATATCGTGCCCAACAAGAGTGAAGAGCTGGAAGCACGGTTTGCAG GCATTGATGATGACTTTAGAAGACCTGGGCCCACAAAGGGTCAAATTGAGTTCAGCACCAAGACCCCCCACCTTATCCTCACCCTCCTCCCAACGGACAGAATGGAGAACCCTGGGAAGAAGAACCGCAAGAGGCGGGCAGCTCCCGATACCACCACATGCTCTCG GAATGCCGACCAGGGCTGTTGTCTGAGGTCTCTGTACATTGATTTTCGTCGGGACCTTAACTGGAAATGGATACATGAACCAAAAGGATACAAAGCCAACTTTTGCGCAGGAAACTGCCCCTACCTTTGGAGCGCTGACAATCACTACAACATG ATCCTGCCACTGTATAATAAACTGAATCCCGAGGCGTCAGCCTCCCCTTGTTGCGTGCCCCAGGACCTGGAGCCCCTCACCATCGTTTACTTCCTGGGCCGGACCCCTCGCGTGGAGCAGCTGTCCAACATGGTGGTCAAGTCCTGCAAGTGTCGCTGA